One part of the Gossypium raimondii isolate GPD5lz chromosome 1, ASM2569854v1, whole genome shotgun sequence genome encodes these proteins:
- the LOC105786443 gene encoding beta-glucosidase 44 — MNPLVILLSFTFFSTTLYANSNLQQHFDTGGLSRESFPEGFLFGTAASAYQVEGMASEDGRGPSIWDAFVKTPGHIANNETGEVSIDQYHRYKEDVDLMQMLNFDAYRFSISWSRIFPNGTGEVNWKGVDYYNRLIDYLLEKGITPHVNLYHYDLPLALQEKYLGLLDRQVIQDFADYAEFCFKTFGDRVKTWMTFNEPRVVAALGFDNGINPPNRCSKKFGNCTDGNSAIEPYIAAHHLILSHAEAVKRYREKYQAKQNGRIGIFLDFVWYEPLTRSKADNYAAQRARDFHIGWFLHPLVYGKYPRTMQKIVRERLPKFTKSEVEKVKNSFDVLCLNHYTSYYIYEPHQPPSNVTGYQQDWNAGFE, encoded by the exons ATGAACCCTTTAGTGATTTTACTATCTTTCACTTTTTTTAGCACAACTTTATATGCAAATTCCAATTTACAGCAACATTTTGACACTGGAGGCTTGAGTAGAGAAAGTTTTCCAGAGGGATTCTTATTTGGAACAGCAGCATCAGCATACCAAGTGGAAGGAATGGCTAGCGAAGATGGTAGAGGGCCTAGCATATGGGATGCATTTGTTAAAACTCCAG GACATATTGCAAATAATGAGACTGGTGAAGTTTCTATTGATCAATACCATCGCTATAAG GAAGATGTTGATTTGATGCAGATGTTGAATTTTGACGCCTATCGATTTTCGATCTCGTGGTCTAGAATTTTTCCAA ATGGGACAGGAGAGGTAAACTGGAAAGGAGTTGACTACTATAATAGATTGATTGACTATTTGCTAGAAAAAG GAATCACTCCACATGTGAATTTGTATCACTACGATTTGCCACTAGCACTTCAGGAAAAATATTTAGGTTTGCTGGACAGACAAGTTAT CCAGGATTTTGCTGATTATGCAGAGTTTTGTTTCAAGACATTTGGTGATAGAGTAAAGACTTGGATGACTTTCAATGAACCGAGAGTGGTTGCTGCTCTTGGTTTTGACAATGGCATCAACCCTCCTAATAGATGTTCAAAGAAATTTGGAAATTGCACTGATGGAAACTCTGCCATCGAGCCTTATATTGCAGCACATCATTTGATTTTAAGTCATGCTGAAGCCGTTAAAAGATATCGTGAAAAATATCAA GCTAAACAAAATGGAAGAATAGGAATTTTCTTGGATTTTGTTTGGTACGAACCTCTAACAAGATCTAAAGCTGACAATTATGCTGCACAGCGAGCAAGAGACTTTCATATTGGATG GTTTTTGCACCCTCTAGTTTATGGAAAATATCCAAGGACAATGCAGAAAATTGTAAGAGAAAGGCTTCCAAAATTCACCAAAAGTGAAGTGGAGAAAGTGAAAAACTCATTTGATGTTCTTTGTCTGAACCATTATACTTCGTACTACATATACGAACCGCATCAACCTCCATCTAATGTGACTGGTTATCAACAAGATTGGAATGCTGGGTTT GAATAG